CACTTTTACATAAATACTTCCAAATAATCTATCTCCAATGTAAGCATCTAACTTCCACATTCCACTTTTAAACAACGTCATATTTGTTGGAATGTGATGATTTGCGTCATTATTAGGGCTAAGAAAAGAAATTCTAACTTTTGGAACAATTATTATTTCCTCATTACTGTTTTCATGAGATCCTAAAACTTCAAAGTTACCAGTCAACTCGTCTTCATTCCCCCATAAATGCCACATGTACTTTTGTGTTTTATTTGGATAGAATCTACTTTCTTCATTATCATCGTAAAGAAAGCCTAAATGCCCTTCTTCGCCAATCATTGTATAACCGCCTGATTTAAAAAGGGGATTTTCATGCCAATTGTTTTGAATAACTTCTTCTTTTAGTGGCTCTTCGTTATTACAGCCTGTCACTACTAAAGATACAACTGTTATAAAGATTAAAATTACAGTTTTCTTGATCATTAAATAACACCCCATCTTTATATCTCACGCACACTTCAAAACTAAATTTAATCAACTAGAGGGAAGCAGGTACTCTCTCTACCTATAACTTAATATACGTATAATTTAATTGAGCTAGAAGGGGAATCATTTGAGTTTTCCTAATGGAACTCATTTACGGATATTAAGCTATATATGTGTGAGATTATAAAACAAGCTTGTAAGCAATCGAGATTTTACTTGTTGGAAAGTTGGTCACCTGAAACGCTCTCAGGTCGGTTTGAGAACATAACAAAAGGACTTACATATATGAAACCCAAACATACACGCTAGTGCTATTATTATTAAACAGTATTGCACGTTAGTTGAAATACGAACTACTCTTTCTCTTTTAATAGTGAAATTATCTTTTCATTTTGTTCTATTAGCATATCGAGTTTATTTCCAATCTTATTAGCATTATTACTTTTTACTGAAGAATTAATAAGTAATCTTCTTATAAAAAGAGTAAAAGAAATAAAAAATAAAATAATTAGACCAAATACAGCGACTATCGGGATAAATTGTAGAATTGCTTCCATTGTATTCCCTCCTCATGTTTCATATTAACCAATAAAAGATTTAATGCCTTAGTTATTAATCGTTTAGTTCAGTGTAACATATTTACAAATATTGGTGATTGGCGAATGATAAGGCTAATGGGGCAGGATAAATGTGCGAAATGTTTCTAGCTTAAATTGAAATGGTCACATTACTAAGGAAAGGGCTAGAAAGTATTATTAGAACTGAACAATTAGATTTAAGAATGAAGGGGATTCAGAAATCTTTATTGAATCAATATAACAGGAATACATTTACTAAGAAAAGGACGAGACTCATATGAAAATACAAAAATATACACCAGAATATGAAGATAGCTGGCTTCGTTGTAGAGTATTAGCATATTTATATACATCTTTGTACGAAGATGTTGAAACGTCAAAACCAACATTTGAAGGGCGTCCATCCATTGAGTTAATAGCAATAGAAGATGGAATTGTAGTCGGGCTGCTAGACATGGTACTTGATACAGACGAATTAAAAACATCATTTTTAGCAAAAGGCTTAGGTGCGTTTTTAAAAGTCATTGCTGTTCATCCAGATTACCAATCTAAAGGAATTGGACGGAAATTATATGAAACGGCTCTAATAGAACTCGAAAGTACTCCTATTGAATTCATAGAATTGTACACACGGGGAGATGAACAAGCTAATAATTTTTATAAAAAATTAGAGTTTGAGTTATTTTTAGAAACGTATGACGTATTTGGAGTGGAAATAGGATTAAGTAAACCTATTTCTATAAATGGAATAGAAAATAAAAAGCTTATGGCAACATATGAAAACGGTGAGACGTGTGATTATATCCTAGTCGATGGTGTATATGAAGTATACGATTTAAAAGCACTAGATAACATTGACTATGACCGTTATTACCCAGCACGAGGATATTACAAAAAAATAAAATAATAAGTACATACGTAAACTGGATAGAATACATTTAGTTGGACACAGTTTATATAGTATAAGGAGCTAAAAATTATGCCTGTGTATAATAAGTTAGTAAGAGATAAGATTTTAGAAATTATCGAAGCAGATGGGTTAGCTTATAACGCACGAATATTGGAGCGTAATGAACTTTTATATGAAGTTAAGGCGAAAATGATTGAAGAAGCTAAAGAGTTTCATACGGCAAATAGTACTCATGAGAGCGTTGAAGAATTAGCTGATGTATTAGAGTTAGTACATACAGCTCTTAGTACATTAGGTGTGACCTTTGAAGAACTTGAAGAAGTGCGGCAGCAAAAAAAGGAAATACGTGGAGGCTTTGAAAAAGCAATTTACTTGATTGATATAGAAGACAAGTAATTTGTGTCAAAGATTTTGTATATGAATAGTTACTTGGATAATAATAATTCTTTAGAATCTAGTTTCCGTTTGAGATACTTGTTTGGTAGGAATGGTGCTATTCAAGAATAGTCATAGCAAGGGTTTAAGCATTACATATTTTCAAAAGGGACATTAACTTATTTTATTGACCATCCAAGCTCACTAGACAATAATTTGTTAAGTGGGCTTTTTTGTGGATGGGAATATATAAAATTTTCCAGTGTAATCCACAAAATAATGATGGCTTGAAATGAATCGCATCGGCTGTATACGCTATAAAAAATATTATTAATTAGATGTTATGGAATTTCACTCTTCATCAAATAATGATGGAGAAGGAGATGAAAAAAATGAGTAAAGAAGTAGGGAAAATATTTGTAGAAAGATTAACGACGAATAGCGACCCATTATCAAATATTGTGACCGTTCACCTTTTTTGTGAAAATGCGATTAACTGCTTGATAAAAGCAAGGGGAATCGGTGTAGAAGATTTTTCTAAAAGAAATAGAGGAGAAACCTACATCCCTATATTAGATTCAAATTATTCTACAAAATTATATTTTGTATACTCAATGGGTTTCATTGATCAAAAACTGTATGATAATTTACGGTTGCTCAACCATTGGAGAAATAAAGCAGCCCACAATATACATGAAGAAATAAAAAAGTTACCCATGGATTTTCATATATCGAGCGATAATGAGAAGAAAATTGCTCCTGAATCCACTGAAAATGAAATAGTGATTGGTGTCGCTTTTGCAACTTATGTTGAATTACATAAGTTTATTGAAGAACATTACGACATCAAATTATAAGCTTTTGTAAAAGTATCATGCAATCGAATTTGCCAAGCTTACAATTATAAAAAATACCGGTTCAACTTAGAAGCCCTTTACAATAAGGCACTGACTACCCTTTTTGAGACAAGAATAAAACACCCTTTTATGCAGCCAATTGACGGTATTGAACCGGCGATTGGCTGTTTAGTTTCGTTTGAATACGGATATTGTTATAATAAGTAATGTATTCTTCGACAATCTGTATCACACGTGCGTTCGTTGTGCGATAGATATCGTCGAGATAGAACGTTTCAGACTTTAGCGTGGAATGAAACGATTCGATTGGGGAATTATCAGCTGGCGTGCCTTTGCGGGACATGCTCATGGTAATTCCTTTTTCTTTGGCTGCTTTTTGATAAGCATAGGATGTATAAACGGAGCCTTGGTCACTATGCAGAATGCATCCTTCTGGTAGCTTAGGCAATTGATAGAGCGTATCCAACACAAAATCAGTGTCTTGTTTGATACCAGTAGTTTGTGCCACAATTTCGCCATTGTAGACATCGAGAATACTAGAAAGATACATCATCGATTGTCCAAAAGGCAAGTACGTAATATCCGTGACTAGCTTCTCCATAGGCTTAGATGCTGTAAAATCGCGTGCTAATAAATTCGGTGCGACGTATGCTGGCTGCCCGGTACGCTTCCGTTTCTTCACCTTTACTTTACATTGCCAACCATATTTTTGCATAACACGCTGCACAGTCTTCCTACAAACTCCTGGGTACAGATTAGCAATCTTTCGATAACCATATCGAAATTTATTCTGTTTGCACAAGTCGCCAATCTGCTGATCTCGAATCTCCTTTTGTGTGGATTGATCCACATCCTTTCTCCAACGATAGTATGACGAGCGACCTACGCCTAAATGACGACAGATTTCACCAATTGGCATAACATCTTTTAATTCTTCAACTAATTGAAGTACTACTTTTGGCGCCACTTCCCTTCCAATTCCGCGTACTTTTTTAAAACTTCAATCTGTTGTTTCAACTCTAGATTCTCTGCCTGTAGCTTGGCTGTCTCACTTTCAAATTCCGGTCCTTTGCCGAAGGCATATTGTTTACCAACTGGTTGTTTAAGACGGTGCATTTCACCATTTCGATACCAATGCATCCATCGCTTCAACTGCGTATAGTTTCGAATGTCCAATTCTTCCATTACTTCTTTTACCGGTACGTTAGCCATTCGCATTTCAATTGCCTTCATTTTCACTTCTACTGGATAACTGACTCTTGTTCCCATAGAAAAACACCTCCACATTGATTATTTCAGGTTTAAGTCCCCGTTATTCAATGAAAGGTGTTTTTATTTGTCTCATGTTATTAGGTCAGTGCCTAATGTGTAGAGGGCTTTTTATTTGCGAGAAGATCTTAGTAGATGAAAAGAAGGTTACTCCCAAGCTTTTGCATTTTGAGAAAAGAAGTTATTAAAGAAACATCTTACATAATTCAATGGTGTAAATTGTTCAGTCTATACAATTAAACTGTAATAAATTTCACGTCTCCGAAATACGATAATAATCTACGAAACCGGGTATTTTAGTGTACGAATTATAGAAAAGGAGTTGGCGTTTTGAAGAAACGGTACTCTCTCGCTATATTGGCGTTGGTTGTGTTTGTACTAGCTGCATTTGGTTATTTTGCGAAATTACTTATTGAAACTCACGGAGAATCAAACTTAACACTCCAACAGGTTTATAAAAAAGCAATGAAGCGTCAACATACATTGAAAAATGTACATGCTGATGTTGATATGGAACAACAAACGGAAATGACTGTGGACGGGGTAACAGTTCATTTTTCAACTTCTTCTGATTTAGTAATGGAAATTCAGCAAAAACCAATGGCGATGTATACGAAGGGAACGGTCGCGATGGAGATGGAAGGCGAATCGATGGAAATGCCAATGGAAATGTATATGAGCAAATCTGATGGCTTTTATTTATTAACTGGTGAAGAAAATCAATGGTCCAAAATTCCAAAAAACGATTATGATCAAGTACTTGCGCAAACAGGAGCAAAACCTGATGCGACAGCCCAGCTAAAAAAATTGAAGCGGTTCACTAATGATTTTGAATTCAAACAAGACGATACGAGCTATTTCCTAACACTGAATTTGGAAGGGGATAAATTTAAAGAATTTATTGTCGATCAACTTGGTTCGGTAATTGAGGGAACAGTTGAAATGACGAGTGAGACAGTAGAAGCTATGTCGTTCGAAGACTCGAAATATGAGCTTGTTATTAACAAAGATACTTTTGATACAAACGAGATTCATATGGATATCACCATATTAATGGATATTGAAGGCCAGCTAGCGCAAATTAAAAATGATGCATCTATTAAATACTCGAAATTTGACGAATTAGATGAAATTACTGTACCAAAAGAAGTAAAGGACAACGCAGTTTATTAATAAAGATAAGCAGTGCAGCAGTGTAAATTTACTGAAAGGCACTGCTTTTTTTCATTGAAATAAAAAACCATATAAAAAAGTTGGCGTCTATTCTTTTCTAGTGGCTTGGAAACTGCTATTATTGGTATATGTGTGAATCAGTCATGGCAAATATGAGAGTGGTGAAAATTTAAATGGATGATCAAAATCAAAATGGGCTACAACCCGAAAACAACGAGCAGCAAGTAAAAGTAAAACCTGCGGGGAAATATTTACGCATGAAGCCATTTGCGTTCATTATGCTCATTTTTTTAACAATTTTACTTACAGCAGGTTTGACAATCTTTGCGCTTACGTTTGGTGAGCAAAAAGTTGTTGAAGTAAAAGTTCCAGTAGAGCGTACAGAATTTAAACAGCTGTATGAAGCGTATGATGCATTAAAAGAAAAGTACTATGAAGATATTGATGAAGATCAAGTAATTCATGGTGCTATCAATGGATTATTCGATGCATTAGGCGATCCATATTCTGATTATATGGACAAAGAAGAAGCAACATCGTTCAACGATAGCTTATCATCAAGCTTCCAAGGCATTGGTGCTGAGATATCAGAGCGAAACGGTTATATAATGATTGTTTCACCGATCAAAAACACACCTGCTGAAAAAGCAGGATTGCAGCCTAAAGATATGGTACTTTCAGTAGACGGCAAAAGCGTAAAAGGCTTGAGCTCTACAGAAGCGGTATTATTAATTCGTGGCGAAAAAGGTACTGAGGTAACCTTATCTATTCAACGTGGGGAAGCAGAACCGTTTGATGTAACAATCGTACGTGATGATATTCCAGTTGAAACGGTATATGGTGACATTGACGAAAATGGTATCGCACACTTCCAAATTACATCATTTAGCGAAAATACAGCAAAAGAGCTTGAGAAGCTACTTGAAGAATTTGAAAAACAAGGCATGACTTCAATCATTTTAGATGTTCGTCAAAATCCAGGTGGTTATTTAAAAGCTGCGATTGATATTTCAAACTTGTTTGTTGAATCTGGCAAACCAATTGTCCAAATTCAAGAAAAAGGTCAAGAACCATCAATTGTTGCGGCGGATAACCGTACAAAATACAACTTGCCGATCACGGTATTAATCGATGAAGGTAGTGCGTCAGCTTCGGAAATTTTAGCGGGTGCGTTAAAAGAATCAGTTGGTGCAAAACTTATTGGTTTAACATCATTCGGTAAAGGCACAATGCAAGAAGTTGTTTATATGGAAGATGGTGCAAACCTTAAATTCACAACAGGTAAATGGCTAACGCCAAATGGTAACTGGGTGAACGAAAAAGGAATTAAACCAGACGTAGAGGTGAAATACCCTGATTATGCGTCATTACCTTATATAGATCCTTCACAAACATTTGAAGTTGGGGCAACAAATCCAATGATTCAAACAGCAGAACGTATATTAGAAGTGCTTGGCTACACTCCAGGTACAGTCGATACAACGTTCACGGAAGAATCAGCGGACGCGTTAAAAAAATACCAACAAGATAATAAATTTGAAGCAACAGGCGTATTAACGGGTGAAACAACGTATGCGTTAATGGATGCAATTAGCGAAAAGCTAAAAACTGATGATCCACAAATTTTAAAAGCAAAAGAATTACTAGGTACTACTGAAGCAACAAAAGAATAAAACTATTGGGCTGGTCTTGGGTATATCCTAAGCCGGCCCATTGTGTTAAGGACGTGACGATATGAAAGATGTATATTTATTTAGCGGATTTTTAGGGAGTGGCAAAACGTCGATGTTAACGGATGTCATTCGTCAATTGAAGGAAGCCGGTTTAAAGCCAGCTGTTATTATGAACGAGCTAGGAAAACTGCCATTTGATTCGCAAGCAGTAGAAGAAGACGTACCATTAAAAGAAATGTTGGAGGGTTGTATTTGCTGTAGCGGCGCTGAAAAAACGGAGGCTCAAATTCAATCATTATTACATGACCAAGAATTTGATGTATTAATTATTGAAACAACGGGCGCAGCTCACCCAGTTGAAGCATTAGATGCCGTGTATTCACCGTTATTTGCTGATAAATTAAATATTAAAGGCATTGTCACTGTAGCGGATAGTAAACTATGGCTAGACCGCGCAAGTTTAACTCCTCAAGTGCGCTCGTTATTTATGGAGCAAATTCGCCACGCGCATTTACTACTAGCAAACAAATCTGATTTATTATCAGAATCAGAGCAAGCGCAAGTGGTATATGAATTACAAGGTTTTAACGCAAAAGCATTCATTTTACAAACGACGAATGGGCGAGTGCCATTAAAGCTTTTACAAAACATGCAGTCAACTGCGCAAATTACAAAAGATGATATCGTGTCAGCACGCATTGGCGACAGCTTTAACTTAGGCTCACGTTTAATTTCGTTTCAAACTAGCTTCACCCAAGAGCAGTTCGAAAACTGGGTACGTAGCTTACCAGAAACGGTGTATCGTATGAAGGGGTATGTGCAAATTGAAGGTGTTAAAAACCCGATGCTATTCCAATATGCTTATGGAATGGTGCAATGGCTGCCAGAATACGTGAAAATGGCGCCGAATTTAGTGATGATTGGAGAAAATATTAAAGACGTTACGATAATTGGTGAATAGTCGTCAATAGCTTTTTACATGAAAGTGTTGCGTAAGTTGGATAAATTTACGTAAATTATGTTCGAATAAACCCCTAAAACAAGGCTTATAGATTGGTAGTTGGACAACTTACCAATTTATAGGTCATTTTTTTTTGATATTTGCGTTTACGATGAAATCACGAAAGGAGATGTACCAAATGAAAAAATCAGTATTAACATTTTGTACAGTATTACTTTTAGCAACGCAAGCACCCGTTGCAAATGCAGAGGGGGGCAAAGCTGAAACTGAAGCTAAAGCGAAATACTTCCAATCGGCTTCTGAATATCAATTGCAAATAAATGCAGCTAAT
This portion of the Solibacillus daqui genome encodes:
- a CDS encoding DUF4083 family protein yields the protein MEAILQFIPIVAVFGLIILFFISFTLFIRRLLINSSVKSNNANKIGNKLDMLIEQNEKIISLLKEKE
- a CDS encoding nucleoside triphosphate pyrophosphohydrolase, whose translation is MPVYNKLVRDKILEIIEADGLAYNARILERNELLYEVKAKMIEEAKEFHTANSTHESVEELADVLELVHTALSTLGVTFEELEEVRQQKKEIRGGFEKAIYLIDIEDK
- a CDS encoding RND transporter; its protein translation is MSKEVGKIFVERLTTNSDPLSNIVTVHLFCENAINCLIKARGIGVEDFSKRNRGETYIPILDSNYSTKLYFVYSMGFIDQKLYDNLRLLNHWRNKAAHNIHEEIKKLPMDFHISSDNEKKIAPESTENEIVIGVAFATYVELHKFIEEHYDIKL
- a CDS encoding IS3 family transposase (programmed frameshift), translated to MGTRVSYPVEVKMKAIEMRMANVPVKEVMEELDIRNYTQLKRWMHWYRNGEMHRLKQPVGKQYAFGKGPEFESETAKLQAENLELKQQIEVFKKVRGIGREVAPKVVLQLVEELKDVMPIGEICRHLGVGRSSYYRWRKDVDQSTQKEIRDQQIGDLCKQNKFRYGYRKIANLYPGVCRKTVQRVMQKYGWQCKVKVKKRKRTGQPAYVAPNLLARDFTASKPMEKLVTDITYLPFGQSMMYLSSILDVYNGEIVAQTTGIKQDTDFVLDTLYQLPKLPEGCILHSDQGSVYTSYAYQKAAKEKGITMSMSRKGTPADNSPIESFHSTLKSETFYLDDIYRTTNARVIQIVEEYITYYNNIRIQTKLNSQSPVQYRQLAA
- a CDS encoding S41 family peptidase is translated as MDDQNQNGLQPENNEQQVKVKPAGKYLRMKPFAFIMLIFLTILLTAGLTIFALTFGEQKVVEVKVPVERTEFKQLYEAYDALKEKYYEDIDEDQVIHGAINGLFDALGDPYSDYMDKEEATSFNDSLSSSFQGIGAEISERNGYIMIVSPIKNTPAEKAGLQPKDMVLSVDGKSVKGLSSTEAVLLIRGEKGTEVTLSIQRGEAEPFDVTIVRDDIPVETVYGDIDENGIAHFQITSFSENTAKELEKLLEEFEKQGMTSIILDVRQNPGGYLKAAIDISNLFVESGKPIVQIQEKGQEPSIVAADNRTKYNLPITVLIDEGSASASEILAGALKESVGAKLIGLTSFGKGTMQEVVYMEDGANLKFTTGKWLTPNGNWVNEKGIKPDVEVKYPDYASLPYIDPSQTFEVGATNPMIQTAERILEVLGYTPGTVDTTFTEESADALKKYQQDNKFEATGVLTGETTYALMDAISEKLKTDDPQILKAKELLGTTEATKE
- a CDS encoding GNAT family N-acetyltransferase, producing the protein MKIQKYTPEYEDSWLRCRVLAYLYTSLYEDVETSKPTFEGRPSIELIAIEDGIVVGLLDMVLDTDELKTSFLAKGLGAFLKVIAVHPDYQSKGIGRKLYETALIELESTPIEFIELYTRGDEQANNFYKKLEFELFLETYDVFGVEIGLSKPISINGIENKKLMATYENGETCDYILVDGVYEVYDLKALDNIDYDRYYPARGYYKKIK
- a CDS encoding CobW family GTP-binding protein, whose product is MKDVYLFSGFLGSGKTSMLTDVIRQLKEAGLKPAVIMNELGKLPFDSQAVEEDVPLKEMLEGCICCSGAEKTEAQIQSLLHDQEFDVLIIETTGAAHPVEALDAVYSPLFADKLNIKGIVTVADSKLWLDRASLTPQVRSLFMEQIRHAHLLLANKSDLLSESEQAQVVYELQGFNAKAFILQTTNGRVPLKLLQNMQSTAQITKDDIVSARIGDSFNLGSRLISFQTSFTQEQFENWVRSLPETVYRMKGYVQIEGVKNPMLFQYAYGMVQWLPEYVKMAPNLVMIGENIKDVTIIGE
- a CDS encoding DUF6612 family protein, with protein sequence MKKRYSLAILALVVFVLAAFGYFAKLLIETHGESNLTLQQVYKKAMKRQHTLKNVHADVDMEQQTEMTVDGVTVHFSTSSDLVMEIQQKPMAMYTKGTVAMEMEGESMEMPMEMYMSKSDGFYLLTGEENQWSKIPKNDYDQVLAQTGAKPDATAQLKKLKRFTNDFEFKQDDTSYFLTLNLEGDKFKEFIVDQLGSVIEGTVEMTSETVEAMSFEDSKYELVINKDTFDTNEIHMDITILMDIEGQLAQIKNDASIKYSKFDELDEITVPKEVKDNAVY